A DNA window from Eretmochelys imbricata isolate rEreImb1 chromosome 3, rEreImb1.hap1, whole genome shotgun sequence contains the following coding sequences:
- the LOC144261942 gene encoding interleukin-17F-like produces the protein MAFARHPSLFRTLLLILVLSAKPAHGRVVRTVPNKEGGTNEKMSDDCQTQKNSRFPLSVKVNIHISSPSHAIRMAHDVRNRSISPWDYSMTKDPNRFPEVIAEAKCRHYSCVNALGQEDYSMNSVPIQQEILVLRREQRGCQHTYRLEKQLITVGCTCAVPLLHHQS, from the exons ATGGCTTTTGCAAGACACCCCTCACTG TTCAGGACACTGCTGCTGATCCTGGTGCTCTCGGCTAAACCAGCCCATGGGAGGGTTGTACGGACTGTACCCAACAAGGAAGGAGGCACTAATGAGAAAATGAGCGACGACTGCCAGACCCAAAAGAATTCCAGATTCCCTCTAAGTGTGAAAGTCAACATACACATCAGCAGCCCCAGTCATGCTATCAGAATGGCTCATGATGTCAGGAACCGGTCTATATCTCCTTGGGATTACAG CATGACCAAGGATCCCAACCGGTTCCCCGAAGTGATCGCCGAGGCCAAGTGCCGCCATTACAGCTGCGTGAACGCCTTGGGGCAGGAGGACTACAGCATGAACTCCGTCCCCATCCAGCAGGAGATCCTTGTTCTCCGACGGGAGCAGAGAGGCTGCCAGCACACCTACCGGCTGGAGAAGCAGCTCATCACCGTAGGCTGTACCTGTGCCGTGCCCCTTCTCCATCATCAGTCCTAA